In the Elizabethkingia bruuniana genome, TCAAAGAATTTCTGGATGACTATGTTATAGGTCAGGATCAGGCAAAGAAACAATTATCCATTGCAGTATACAATCATTATAAAAGATTGATGCATGCCGGAAATGCTGACAGAGAGGTAGAATTGGAGAAGTCTAATATACTGATGGTTGGTGAAACCGGAACTGGTAAAACCTTGTTAGCAAAGACAATTGCAAAAGAGCTTAATGTACCTTTTTGTATTGTAGATGCTACAATTCTTACAGAAGCAGGTTATGTAGGAGAAGATGTGGAAAGTATTCTTTCCAGACTTTTAATGGTGGCCGACTATGATGTGGAAAGGGCCGAGAGAGGAATTGTTTTTGTTGATGAAATAGACAAAATTGCAAGAAAATCCGATAATCCTAGTATTACAAGAGATGTTTCCGGAGAAGGTGTTCAGCAGGGATTGTTGAAGCTTCTGGAGGGTAGTATTGTAAATGTACCACCACAAGGAGGAAGAAAACACCCGGATCAGAAGTATATTCAAGTAAATACGCAAAATATCCTGTTTATCGCAGGTGGTGCTTTTGATGGTATTAAAGAAATCATTGAAAGGCGAATGAACAAACAGGCAATTGGTTTTAGCAGTGAAAAGCTAAACAAAAAGGATGATGAAGAATATATCCTGGAAAATATTAACGCTATTGACCTTAGAAGCTTTGGACTAATTCCTGAACTTTTAGGTCGTTTCCCTATCATTACTCACCTGGATAAGCTGACAAAAGATACGATGATCCGTATTATGAAAGAGCCTAAAAATTCGATTGTTAATCAGTTTATAGAGTTATTCAGAATGGATAATGTTAAGCTTGAATTTACAGACGAAGCTATCGAAGCTATTGTAGAAGCTACAATGGAAAAAGGATTAGGTGCCAGAGGTTTGAGAGGGACTACAGAAAAGGTTCTGGAAGATTATATGTACAATATTGACCAGACTTCTGAAGTTATCCTTACAAAAGAAGATATTGAAGGTAAACTGAAGTAAGTTATATCTGAAAAAAAACTTAATACGTTTTAAAACCTACAGAAATGTAGGTTTTTTTTATAACTTTAGGTCATGAAAAAGAATTTCTTAACGATAGCACTATTAGGGCTTTTTTCAATGACATCAGCTCAGTTTACTGTTCAGGTGGGAGTCCCTTCAGATTTTAAAGCAGATAACGCATTTCTATACTCTTATAACGGTTCCAAAGAGGTTATAGCAGCTAGCGGAACAAAATCTGCTAACGGATGGAATTTTAAGGTAGATACACCATATTCTGGTCTAATGAAGGTTTACTTTCCGGATGCTAATACAGCCTTTATGCTAATTTCCGAAAACGGGAATGTTTCTGCAAAGACAGCATTGACAAATAATAAAATTTCGAATGTGGAATTTTCCGATAATGCGAATAAACTATTTGCAGATTATCAGGGAATAGCAAAAAAGAAAGAACAGATTCTTCCGGTACTGCTTCAGATGCAAAATTTCTATGAGCCAAATTCAGAGTTTGGAATGGCTATGAAAAAAGAGATATCCAAACTTTCTGCATACAAAGACGGAGATATGGGACAGTATCCTTTTTTAAAGTACTATACTCAAAATCTCCAGAAATATGTGGACGGAAATCAAGCATTGAAACAGGAAGATTATATAAAGTTTATCAACAATTCTCCTGAA is a window encoding:
- the clpX gene encoding ATP-dependent Clp protease ATP-binding subunit ClpX, which encodes MNPNQCSFCGRKREEVEILVSGNSGYICNNCIEQAHAMIAGSGKNSLSPTDYDIDDLKKPREIKEFLDDYVIGQDQAKKQLSIAVYNHYKRLMHAGNADREVELEKSNILMVGETGTGKTLLAKTIAKELNVPFCIVDATILTEAGYVGEDVESILSRLLMVADYDVERAERGIVFVDEIDKIARKSDNPSITRDVSGEGVQQGLLKLLEGSIVNVPPQGGRKHPDQKYIQVNTQNILFIAGGAFDGIKEIIERRMNKQAIGFSSEKLNKKDDEEYILENINAIDLRSFGLIPELLGRFPIITHLDKLTKDTMIRIMKEPKNSIVNQFIELFRMDNVKLEFTDEAIEAIVEATMEKGLGARGLRGTTEKVLEDYMYNIDQTSEVILTKEDIEGKLK